Proteins encoded by one window of Candidatus Methylacidiphilales bacterium:
- a CDS encoding aminotransferase class I/II-fold pyridoxal phosphate-dependent enzyme, which produces MPNDNQKNSKKPLGFSTRAIRVGWRRSHRDAHHDPLILTSSFRFESAEDGADRFAKRSSGDIYTRFTNPNCTILAEKIASLEGAQCAVTTATGMAAINACFLGLCGAGDHVVVAEDVFGGTSTLVDTYLPKYGIEVTRVPVDSLDLWRSSIRKNTKLFFLESPTNPLLKVADIPGIAQIAKNHKIIVVVDNCLPTPALSQPLSLGATIITHSGTKFLEGHGRTLGGVIAGPSDLVGEVIYQFIRNSGPSLSPFNAWVISSGLSTLELRMNAMSANALRIAEFLLTQPNVSKVHYPTLPGNKFSTLCAAQIKSGTPLVSFVCNGGREKAFSFLNKLEIISLSANLGDVKTMATHPATTTHARLRDEQKLAYGIEEGLIRISVGLETVSDLVDDISSALA; this is translated from the coding sequence ATGCCGAATGATAATCAAAAAAACTCAAAAAAACCATTAGGTTTTTCCACTCGAGCTATTCGGGTGGGATGGCGCAGATCGCATCGAGATGCCCATCATGACCCATTAATTCTCACCTCAAGTTTTAGATTTGAGAGTGCGGAAGATGGAGCAGATCGATTTGCTAAACGCAGCTCAGGTGATATTTATACTAGGTTCACTAATCCTAATTGCACCATACTTGCAGAAAAGATTGCTAGTTTAGAAGGAGCGCAGTGTGCTGTAACTACAGCAACTGGAATGGCTGCGATCAATGCATGTTTTTTAGGGCTATGCGGAGCTGGAGATCATGTGGTAGTTGCTGAAGATGTTTTTGGAGGCACTTCTACTCTCGTTGATACCTATTTACCAAAATATGGAATTGAAGTCACCCGAGTGCCAGTTGATTCATTAGATTTGTGGCGCAGTTCAATTAGAAAAAATACCAAGCTATTTTTTTTAGAGTCACCTACCAATCCACTGCTTAAGGTTGCCGATATTCCAGGCATTGCTCAAATTGCAAAAAATCACAAAATTATTGTAGTTGTTGATAATTGCCTTCCTACTCCCGCGCTGTCACAACCCTTGTCACTCGGTGCTACCATCATCACGCATTCTGGTACTAAGTTTCTTGAGGGCCATGGACGCACCTTGGGCGGAGTTATTGCTGGACCATCCGATTTGGTTGGTGAAGTGATTTACCAATTTATCAGAAATAGTGGGCCGAGTTTGAGCCCATTCAATGCTTGGGTAATCTCAAGTGGATTATCTACGCTTGAGCTTAGAATGAATGCAATGAGTGCCAATGCATTACGAATTGCCGAGTTTTTATTAACACAACCAAATGTTTCTAAAGTACATTATCCGACCCTGCCAGGAAACAAATTTTCTACCCTCTGTGCTGCTCAAATTAAATCAGGAACTCCTCTAGTTAGTTTTGTTTGTAATGGAGGTAGAGAAAAGGCTTTTTCTTTTTTGAATAAGTTGGAAATTATCTCGTTATCTGCAAATCTTGGTGATGTTAAAACCATGGCCACCCATCCAGCCACCACCACGCATGCGCGTTTACGCGATGAACAGAAACTAGCGTATGGGATTGAAGAGGGGCTGATTAGAATTTCTGTCGGGCTTGAAACAGTCTCGGATCTTGTTGATGATATTAGCTCAGCGTTGGCTTAG
- a CDS encoding SDR family NAD(P)-dependent oxidoreductase — protein sequence MKKPTYIVNGAGSSIGTMLCKNLSKQGLVIGLDQNKSSLEQLSEELQDAILIEVLDGTELQVEKIAVQLQKESLIPEALFHCNITTGTLAPLQELSFAEWKQIFNIYLDTIFLLDLKIIPLFAHHQASIFYHHSETPKHYWGALSIAQSGLRSYIEERIFEEKLLIYGIAVPKLQCPERQQSHPGSDLKQYPTPDSLWPFYQNLLLEKQSSGFLSI from the coding sequence ATGAAAAAACCCACCTATATAGTAAATGGAGCCGGTAGCTCAATTGGTACAATGCTCTGTAAAAATTTATCTAAACAAGGTTTAGTTATTGGCCTTGATCAAAACAAAAGTAGTTTAGAACAACTCAGTGAAGAGCTGCAAGATGCCATACTAATTGAGGTACTTGATGGGACAGAATTGCAAGTAGAAAAGATCGCGGTGCAACTTCAAAAAGAATCTTTAATTCCCGAGGCCTTATTTCATTGTAATATAACTACTGGTACATTAGCTCCGCTGCAAGAGCTAAGTTTTGCAGAGTGGAAACAAATTTTTAATATTTATTTAGACACTATTTTTTTATTAGATCTAAAAATTATCCCATTATTTGCTCATCATCAAGCTAGTATTTTTTATCATCACTCAGAAACCCCTAAGCACTATTGGGGTGCGCTGAGTATAGCCCAAAGTGGATTGCGTTCTTATATTGAAGAACGCATTTTTGAAGAGAAATTATTAATCTACGGAATCGCAGTGCCTAAACTTCAATGCCCAGAAAGACAACAAAGTCATCCGGGTAGTGATTTAAAACAATATCCAACCCCAGACTCATTATGGCCTTTTTACCAAAACCTATTACTTGAAAAGCAGAGTTCGGGATTTTTAAGTATCTAA
- a CDS encoding HAD-IA family hydrolase, with amino-acid sequence MANSKIQFALFDLDGTLLDSNASLNTTLNLLLAKNKQSPVAEAETKAYVSGGAGAMIKLACPELSDIEIEKQRQEFFKIYRENLFYNTVLFEGVEELITQLKKRKIKIGIATNKQSEFTLPILTYLGIDKCMDAIVCRDNVSVGKPDPEMIYQACTIAEVTPNQCIFTGDDKRDIEAGRSAGVITVLAAYGYAPIGESIQWNANFTIQSPIELLALI; translated from the coding sequence ATGGCTAATTCCAAAATACAATTTGCACTATTTGACCTAGACGGAACTTTGCTCGATTCCAACGCTAGTTTAAATACCACATTAAACTTACTTCTTGCAAAAAATAAACAATCGCCAGTAGCTGAAGCAGAAACCAAAGCATATGTCTCTGGTGGTGCAGGTGCGATGATTAAACTCGCCTGCCCTGAACTAAGCGACATAGAAATAGAAAAACAGCGGCAAGAATTTTTCAAAATTTATAGAGAAAATCTTTTTTATAATACAGTACTATTTGAGGGAGTGGAAGAGCTTATCACTCAGTTAAAGAAGAGAAAAATTAAAATTGGTATTGCGACCAATAAACAATCAGAGTTTACTTTGCCGATACTTACCTATCTCGGGATAGACAAATGTATGGATGCTATCGTATGCCGAGATAATGTTAGTGTTGGAAAACCAGATCCAGAAATGATCTACCAAGCTTGTACGATTGCGGAAGTTACTCCTAACCAGTGTATTTTTACTGGTGATGATAAAAGAGACATTGAGGCAGGTAGATCTGCTGGGGTAATAACCGTGCTGGCTGCCTATGGTTACGCCCCAATAGGCGAATCAATACAATGGAATGCAAATTTTACCATTCAATCTCCAATAGAGCTTTTAGCATTAATATGA
- the ubiG gene encoding bifunctional 2-polyprenyl-6-hydroxyphenol methylase/3-demethylubiquinol 3-O-methyltransferase UbiG — MHPHSFDRLAHEYWEKKGSFSALHSMNSFRISMVQKLIEIKNQKILDFGCGGGLSSESLAKLGAQVTGIDESEAMIDIAKKHNENQLLPITYLTTSSMNQVNFQTQEPFDCIVAFEVLEHISPKELPQCLHNLSSILKPNGYLCITTINRTPQSFMQAIVIAEYLLSLVPKRTHQYNFFIKPSELVDLTANYAMRLVTLQGMGYLPLVNYWYKTAVPNVNYFLAFQKMP; from the coding sequence ATGCACCCCCATAGTTTTGATAGATTAGCCCATGAATACTGGGAAAAAAAAGGAAGTTTTTCAGCACTTCATAGTATGAATTCTTTCAGGATTTCGATGGTGCAAAAATTAATTGAAATTAAAAACCAAAAGATACTGGATTTTGGCTGTGGTGGAGGTCTAAGCTCTGAATCACTGGCAAAACTCGGAGCACAGGTAACTGGTATTGACGAAAGTGAAGCGATGATTGATATTGCCAAAAAACATAACGAGAATCAATTATTACCTATTACCTATCTAACCACTTCATCTATGAATCAAGTTAATTTTCAAACTCAAGAACCTTTTGATTGTATTGTTGCATTTGAAGTGTTAGAGCATATTTCACCAAAAGAGCTTCCACAGTGCTTGCACAATCTATCTTCTATACTCAAACCCAATGGCTACCTTTGCATCACCACCATAAACAGAACGCCGCAAAGTTTCATGCAGGCGATTGTAATAGCTGAATACCTACTCTCTCTAGTGCCGAAAAGAACCCACCAATATAATTTTTTTATTAAACCATCTGAACTTGTAGATCTCACTGCAAACTATGCAATGCGTTTAGTTACACTACAAGGTATGGGGTATCTTCCATTAGTAAATTATTGGTATAAAACTGCCGTCCCTAATGTGAATTATTTTTTAGCATTTCAGAAAATGCCATAA